The DNA sequence CCTCGTTGAGCAGCGCGACATCCACACGCCTCAGGACGTCCATCACCCGCTCGGGCTTGCGCGCGATCCAGTAATTCATGGTGTCGGACACGGTGAGCCGCGGCCGCTTCATCTGATCCAGCACCTCGAGCTGCAGGTCGGGATCGATGTTGGCGAGGAAGACGTAGGGACACGCCCGGTGCGTGTCGTCGAGCTTCGGGTGGAAGGTCGAGAAGACGTTGAGCTGGGTCTCGAGCGTGCGCGCGTGACCCAGCTCCGCCGCATACTCCCCGCGCCAGCGGAAGGTTCTACCCGGAGCGCTCTGCAGTCCGCCGAGGTCGACGCCGCGCTGCAGGAAGGCCTGGCGGTGCTCCGCGGGAAAGTCCTCGCCCACCACCGCGACGATCGCGACCTTGGCGAAGTGACTGGCCGAGAACGAGAAGTAGGACGCCGAGCCGCCCAGCGCTTCCACCGCCTCGCCGAACGGCGTGCGAATCGTGTCCAGCGCCACCGAGCCGACCACCAGGATCTCGCTCATGCCTGGCTCACCTCCGTTTCCGCCCGGGTCATGCGCTCGGGGGCGCTCACACCCATCAGCGAGAGCCCGTTCCTCAGCACGATGCGGGCGGCGTCGGTGATCTCGAGCCGCCGCCGCGACTTCTCCACGTCGTCGCTCACCACGCGGCAGGCGTGATAGAAGCGGTGGAACTCCGCCGCGGTCTCCATCAGGTAGCCCGGAATCCGATGCGGCTCGCGCGTCGCCGCGGCGCCGCGCACCACTTCCGGAAATGCCGCCAGCCGGCGCTCCAGGGCGCGCTCCTCGGGGGCTTCGTCTTCGACTTTGCGCGCGGCGCCCGGAGCGTTGGGCGCCAGCCCGCGGTCCGCCGCGAAGCGCAGGATCGAGGCGATGCGAGCGTGCGCGTATTGGACGTAGTAGGCCGGGTTCTCGTCGTTCTGGCGCTTCGCCAGGTCGAGGTCGAAGTCGAGATGAGCGCTCGTCGACCGCATCAGGAAGAAGAACTTGGCGCAGTCGGCGCCCACGTCATCCACCAGATCGCGCAGCGTCACGAACTCTCCCGCCCGCTTGCTCATCTTCACCGGCTGACCTCCCGACACGAGGTTGACCTGCTGGACGATCAGGACCTCGAAGAAGTCCGGCTCCAGCCCCAGGGCGAGGAGCGCGGCCTTCATGCGTGGCACGTAGCCGTGGTGGTCCGGGCCCCACAGATCGATCACGTGCCGGAAGCCGCGGGCCCGCTTGTCGCGGTGATAGGCGATGTCCGGCAGCAGGTACGTGGGCGCGCCATTGCTGCGCACCACCACGCGGTCGATGTCGTCGCCGAAGCGCGACGTGCGCAGGAAGGTCGCCTCCTCGAGCGTCGCGTCCTCCGCGTCCCGCTGATGCGGCCGGTCGCCGGGGCCGCCTTCGGGCTCCCGTGCCACGTACGTCATGCCCCGCGTCTCGAGCGCCTCGAGCGTCTCCTGGACCTTGCCGCCCTTGTGCAGCTCCGTCTCGCGGAACCAGCGGTCGAACTCGGCGCCGTAGGCCTGGAGGTCCTTCTTCTGCCAGGCCAGCATGCGATCCAGCGCCTGATCGCGGAACCATTCCAGGTCGGCGCGCTCGAGCGCCGCCCGCGCTTCGGCGCGTGGCAGCTCGCCGGCCAGATCCGCGACATACGCGCCGCGGTAGCCCTCCTCGGGGAACGACCGTTCCTCCCCGATCGATTCGGCGAAGCGCGCGGCGAACGATTCGCCGAGCAGATCCACCTGGCGGCCTGCGTCGTTGACGTAGAACTCCCCGGCCGCGCGGAAGCCCGCGGCGCTCAGCAGACGCACCAGCGCGGCGCCCACCGCCGCCGCGCGCGCGCTCACGACGTTCAAGGGGCCGGTCGGGTTGGCGCTCACGTATTCGACCAGCACGGTGACGCCGCGGCCGGTGTCGGACGCGCCGAATTGCTCGCCGGCGCGGCGAATCGTCGAGGGCAGCTCGGCAAGAAAGCGGTCGCTGTAGCGGAAGTTCACGAAGCCGGGTCCGGCCACGTCGACGGAGGCGAACATCTCCGGGTCACGCGGGAACGCCGCGGCGAGCGCCTCGGCCAGCGCGCGCGGAGGCTTCCCGACCTCCCGGGCCAGCAGCAGGGCGATGTTGGTGGTCCAGTCGCCGTGGCCTGGGTCGCGGGGGATCGCGAGCTCGATGCGCTCGAGATGGCGGGGGTCTCCGAGGCCGGCGCTCCGGAGCGCGACGGCCAGGCCCTCAGTCAGCCGGGTCCAGATCAAGATCCACCTTCTTTGCGTCGCCCCACAATCGCTCCAGCAGGTAGTACTCGCGGGTCCGATGGTGGAACACGTGAACCACCAGCTCCACATAGTCGAGCAGCACCCATCGCCATCCCTCGCGGCCTTCGATGTGCCACGGACGCGCGCCGAGCTCGGAGAGCTTCTCCTCGACCGCCTCGGCGATGGCGCGCACCTGCAACTCGCTGCTCGCGGAGCAGATCAGGAAGTAGTCGGCCACGCCCTCGAGTCCGCGGAGATCGAGCGCGACCGGCTCCACCGCCTTCTTGCTCTGCACGGCGCTCGCAGCCTCGTGGAGCAGGCGAGAGGCCGCGGCGCGAGTCGAGGTGCGGGAACGAGTGGTCAACGCAGGGGTCGGCGGAGCGCGCCGCTCACCGATCTCGGTGCACGGCGTAATCGATGGCGTGATCGAGTGCCTTCCGTGCCACGCCCCGCGGCTCGCCTTCGAGCGTGCGCCGCGCCTCGTCCGCGAGGGACTCGGCGCGCCGGCGCGCGTAGGCGAATCCGCCGCTCTTCTCCATCAGGCCCTTGAGCCGGTTCCACTGATGAGGCGTCCAGCGCTTGCGCGCCGCCAGCTCGCGTAACCGGCGCCGATCGGCTTCCGTCGCGTCGCGGAGCGCGGCGATGAGCGGCAGCGTCACCTTGCCTTCCGCCAGATCGGCGCCCACCGGCTTGCCGGTGATCTCGGGATCGCCGAGGTAGTCGATGAGGTCGTCGACGATCTGGAAGGCGACTCCCACCTGCTCGCCGAAGCGGCGGTAACGCTCGCGACGCGTCAGATCCTTGGCCCCGCCATTGAGCCCGGCGCCGATCTCGGTGGCCGCCCCGATGAGCGATCCGGTCTTGTTGCGGATCAGGACCTCGTACTGCTCCTCGGTGACGTCGAGATCGCGCGCATACTGGAACTCGAGTGCCTCGCCACACGACATCTCGGTGACCACCCGCGCCATGATCGCCATCGCGGTATCGAACTTGTTCGTGACCAGCGTGGTCATCGCCTGCGCGTACAGGTAGTCGCCCATGATGATCGCCATCTCGTCGGTCCAGAGGCCGTTCACCGTGGGCACGCCGCGCCGCAGGTCGCTGCGGTCGACGGAGTCGTCGTGGATGAGCGCGGCGGCGTGAACCATCTCGACCACCGTCGCGCACAAGACCGCGTCCTGCCCCAGGTGCCCCCGCAGCCTGGCGGTGAGCAGGAGCAGCGTCGGGCGGAATTTCTTCCCCCGAGTGGCCAGCACGTGCCCCCCCACCTGGTTGAGGATGGGAATGGGCGTGCGGAAGAGCTCGCGGAGGTGCGTCTGCACCCGCGCCAGCTCGTGTCGCACCGGCTTTTGGACTGCGGACATCGACACCACGGGTCTCAACGTGGGGCAGGAAGGAGAGGCCCCACCTCCTTTGCGGGCCGCAGGATACGGGGGTGCCGTGAAAGGTGTCAAGGTTTCGGGGCCCGTTCCGCGCGCCATTGACGCAGGCGGGATCGCAAAACCTCCTCCTGATTGCGATCCGGATGGTCGAGCACTTCTTCGAGCAGCGCCTCGAGCGCCGATCCGACCTCGGGACCCGGGCCGAGTCCCAGCTCGTGCATCACGCCGTGGCCGTCGATCGCGAGATCGGCGACCGTGAGCGCGCGCGAGTCGCCGAGCACGCGCTCGATGCGGGCGCGCAACGCCTCCAGGTTGGCGGGGAAGCCGCGACGCTTGCCGTTGCCGATCGCGTCCGCGAGCCGCAGGTCGAATAGATCCGCCACCCGCTCCGGGCCGACGCGCCGGATCCAGCGCCGGACGGCGCCGTCGCTCCACTCCGGGCGGTAGTCGAACATGTGCTCGCGGATCAGGTGCACCACCTGCTCGCGAAACTCGGTGGCGAAACGCAGGCGCCCGAGCAGCCGGTCGGCCAGGTCGGCGCCGACGTTCTGATGACCGTAGAACGTCCCCTCACCCTCCCGCTCGACCCGCGTGTCCGGCTTTCCGATGTCGTGGAGCAGCGCGGCCCACCGCACCACGGGCTTCTCGGCCGGCGCGGCATCGCACGTCACCAGGCTGTGGCGATAGACGTCATAGGCGTGGTAGCGGTTCTGCGGCACGCCCACGCAGTGCGCGAGCTCCGGCAGCCAGCGCTGGAGAAGCCCCGACTCGCGCATGATCTCGAGCCCGACCGAGGGCTGCCGCGAGGCCATCATCTTCGAAAGCTCCACGCGCACGCGCTCCAGCGCCACCGCTTCGAGATTCACTCCGCTCTCGGGCGCCGAGATCGAAGCGAGCGCCCGCTGCAGCTCGGCATCGAGCGACATTTCGAGCGCGGCCGCCAGCCGGGCCGCGCGCAGCGGCCGCAACGCATCCTCGCGAAACCGTTCCAGCGGCTCTCCCACCGCGCGCAGCCGGCGGCGTTCGAGATCGTTCGCGCCGTCGTGCGGATCGAGCAGCTCCGCCCGCGCCGGATCCCATGCCATCGCGTTCACGGTGAAGTCGCGGCGGTCGAGATCCTCGAGCGGGTCTCGAGTGAAGGTCACGTGGTCCGGCCGGCGCGCGTCGGAATACGCGCCTTCGCGGCGAAACGTCGTGCACTCGACCTCGATGCCCGGCTCGATCACGAGCACGGTGCCGTGGCGCAACCCGATCGGATCCACGTGCGTGAAGCGCGCGCTCACCTGATCGGGCGGCAGGTCCGTGGCCACATCGAACGTCGGGTCGCCCTTGCGCTCGAGCAGCGCATCCCGCACCGTACCTCCGACCAGGTAGGCGCGATGACCGCCTTCGCGCAGCCGGGCCAGCACGTCGAGGAGCCGGGCGGGCCAGACGTGCGAAGCCAGGGTTCTCTGCGCGCGCAGCCGAGCCGCGGCGCCGCGGCCTTTCATCCAGTCGTCGAGCCAGCGAGGCATCATGAGAGGCATGATGAACCCAACTCTACGCCAAGCGTGGGCGGGCGCCATCACGCTCCTGCTCCTGTCAGCGTCGCCCGCGTTCGCCGAGGCTCCGCGCCTGGATCATGGCTTCGTGGCTCAGGGGATCGACACCGTGGAGGTCAGTCGATCGGGTGGAACAATCATAGGCTGGGAGGTTCCGAAGGAGCTTCCTCCACCGCTCGAGACGACCCGCGGTCGAGCCGACCTCTACCAGCACGCGTCGCTTTCCTTCGCCATCGGGCTCGCGGTCGGTGTCGCGACCGAGGAGCCCGCGGCTGCCGCCGGCGTGTCGATCACGTTCGGCGTGGGCAAGGAGATCTTCGACGAGCGCTTCGACAAGACCGATCTGCTGGCGGATCTCGTCGGCGCCGGGCTCGCCGCGCTCGTCACCCACTGGCTCGAGCCCTAGGGACAACCTCTCGGGCCGCAGTTCCCGTCGTCCCCGCCATCACCGCCGTCGCCGCTGCTCGGCTGGGTGAGGACCGCCGCCAGGACCACGGCCGCCGCCACACCGGCCACGACCCCCACCTTGAACCAGTCGAGCTGGCGAACCGAGAGGGTCGACACCTCGTCGAGCGCGAGCGCCGTGGTCCGGTACTCGTCGAACGACCCCTCCGTCTCGAGCTGCTTCTGGCCGAACAGGCTGTCCGCGCGCACCTGCACGCGGTCGAACTCGTACTTGGCGCCCGCCTTGGTCACCACCGTGACCCGCTCGCGCTCGGGACGCGCCGCGTACTCCCCGCGCGGGATCTCACGGTTCACGGCACACGAACAGGCGAACAGGCATACGAGCGCGCAGGCGCGGTGCGACCTTTTCCAGTCGATCATGATCCTCCCCGTAGACTTCCGGTCGGGATCAGGATAGCAGGCGGAGGCGAAAGGCCTCCTCGCTCACGTCCAGTAGAGGATCCGGGCGCAAGACTCGCAGTGCTGCGGGGTCGGCGCATCGCCGCCCTTCGGACGCGCGGTCGTGGGCAGCGTGACGAAGCAGCCTGAGCACACGCGTTCGCGCACGGCGGCGACCGCCCGGCCGTAGCGCTGCCGGGTGCGCTCGTACGAGACCGTCCAGCGGCGGTCGATGGTCTCCGCCAGCCGTCCGCGCGCGGCCATCACGCGCGGAAGTCCTTCGAGCCCGAAGCCGAGCTTCCTGAGCCGCATGCGGGACTCGGAGCTCTGCGCTTCGCGGATCATCGCGTCGACATCCGCGAGCAGCACCACCGACTCGATCGTGTTCATGCCAGCGCCTGTCGCGAGGCCATGGCGAATTCCTCTGCGGACGGCGCCGAGATCAGCTTCTGACGCGTGCGCTGCAGCCGGAAGCTCGCCGCCGCGCGGGCGAGCAGGGCATGGAAGGCGTCGTCCGACCACTCGGCGGGCGCCAGGGTCAGCAGCACCAGCTGCACCGGCAAACCGTCGGGCGCCTGCCAATCGATGCCGCGCGTCGAGCGCGCCACCAGGATGCGCGGCTGGGAAACCGTGAGCGACCGGGCGTGAGGAAGAGCCACGGCCTTGCCGAGCCCCGTGCCACCGAGTCGCTCGCGGAGCTTGAGCAGCTCCAGCAGCAGGTCGCTTCCCGTCAACACACCTGCGGCGTCCACCGCCGCCACCATCTCGGCGAGGGCCGCGTCCTTCTTCCTGGACTTGAGATCGGGGATGCAGAGCGAGAGGTCGTTTTCCGGTAGAGCCGCCAACGCCATAGGCTCGAAATCCTCCGCGCGTGAGCGCGAGGCTACCAGACCCCATGTCGGCGGTCACCTGCTTGCGGCTTTCCGCTCCGTCGTCTCGAGGTGTCCAGGCCAGCGGCGGATCATCCGTTCGATGAGCCAGCCCGACGCAACACCAATCAGGGCACCGCACAACACGTCGCTGACAAAGTGTCGGTTCAGGTAGACCCTGGAAAAGGCGACCAGCGCGGCAAATAGGTAGAAGGCGGGCGCCGCCCGGCGCCACCTCCGGGCAAATACCCAGGCCAGTGCTGCGGCGTTGGCCACGTGGCTCGACGGGAAGGACGAGTTGGACGACGAGCGCTCGCCGTCCGGACGTGTGCGCTGCGTCGCGCGCTTGAGTCCTTCCACCGCGAGGTTGGCAGGAATCAGGGCGAGGATCGCGTGACGCGCCGTCGCCGCTCCGGCGGGACCTCCAAAGGCGGCGATCGCGAGAAGGACTCCGAACACGAGCTGGGGGCGACCGATGTCGCTGATCGTGTGCATCGGTCCGTCGAATGGCGAAGGCGAGAGGGTTTGCACCGCGCGCTGCATCTTCCAGTCGAGCGATTCGATGCCACCGAGCAGCGAGAAGACCAGAACCAGCCGCGGCAGCACCGCGCGTCCGAGGTCAACCATCCTCGCCTCCCGCGATCGGGGCCACCGACGTCGCCGGCACCCAGCCGTCGATCACCCGCCCCGCGGCCACGTGCACCCGGCCTCCCTCCCGTTCGCGGATCGTCACCATCTGCCCGGCTTCGAGCTCGACGTCGGAGCCCTCGAGCGGCGCGACCGCGAGCATCACCGCCTGACCCGAGCGCGCCGACAACCAGCCTTGCATCGGGAAGATGGCGGCGCACGAGAGGGCGAGCAATCCCAGAAGGACGCTGCGACCGATTCGCGGCCAGGCGAGTCCCGTGCACAATCCGAGCGCCAGTGAAAGCGCGCTCCATTCGATCGGCCGCACCGGCAAGCGCGGCGCCGCGGCCCCCACGAGGCCGCCCGCTTCCCGCACGCGCTCTTCCACCCAGCGGAGCGCTGGATCGCGCGGCTCGATCATCTCGCCCCGCAGGACCCACAACGCGGCGGGTCCGACCTCGCCGGCCTGCACGCGCGCCCACGCCAGGCGCGCGGCGAGACCCGCGCGTCCGCCGTGGATGCGCCACAGCTCGAGCCACACGCGCCGGGCCTTCTCGACCTCACCCCGCCGCGCGGCTTGATCGGCGGCCGCGCTCTGCTGCGCGGCACGATCCCCTCCCGGCCGCGGCCCGAACCCCACACCGAGACCGATGGCGAGAAGCAGAAGCCCGACCGCGATCAGCCTGAGAGGCACGCGCGCCTGGGTCTTCGGCGCGGCGCGCGACACGCGGTTCATGAGCTCACGCTTCACCGCCTCAGGGTTCTCCACCGATCCTCCGTAGCGCGCCGCCGCGATGCGATCTCGCACGCCTCGCCACGCCGGATCGCCGGTGGCGCCCGGCTGCGTCTCGAGCCACAGGCTGGTTTCTTCCATGGCGCGCCACAGCGCCGGACCGGTCACGCCGCGCAGCCGTGCCGTCCATGCCGCGGCGGAGCTCGCCGTGGCCGATTTCTTCGGAGCGGCGCGCCACAGGCGCCACGCGCCGGCGAGTGAGAGACCGGCGAGCGCGAACGCCCAGGGCGATGGCGTGCGAGCGTCCGGGGCCACAGGATGGTCGGCGAACGCACGGGGGAAACCCGCCTCGGCGCCAGGACCGGAGAAGACGGGGGCGCCCACGTCGACCACGGCGACGGCCGCACGCGACTCCACGTAGGTCCCCGCGGCCGGGTCGAACCACGCGAACTCCGGAGCGCCGATCTCGGTCCGGCCTTCGCGTTTCGCCATCACCGTCCATTGGAAGCGCTTGCGGCCAAAGCTCTGTCCTGGGATCGGCAGGCTGTCCTCGGTCGTGTGGGCGAGCGCCTCGAGCTGGGGATCGTCGAAGCGCGGCGGCCGGACGAGCGGGAGGTTTCCCCGTCCTCGAACGTCGAGCCGGAGCGTGATCGGAACGTCGCGCGAGGTGTGCGATCGATCCGGTGTCCAAGACACATCGAAACGCCCCACCGCACCGCTGAACCCCGCGGGAGCGCCGCCGGGAAGCGGCCGCACCCGGACGCGGACCGGGGGGCTCCTCAGCTCGAGATCGCGGCGATCGCCGCCGAGCCAGCTCGGCAGGCCGAATCCGTCGGGCGCGAGGACGACCCGCGCGGTGGCCTCGCCGATCGTGGCTTGCCCGATGGCGAGCGGATAGACGCGCAGCCGTGTCTCGGTCACCAGCACGCGCTCGCCGTGCGACATGCCGTAGAAGGATTCGGGCGCGGTGGGCTTGTCGGTCCAGAAGCCGGTGGTGGTCGGCGGGGTGTACTGCGGGTCCTCGGCGAAGTTGGTGCGCTGGATGAGCCGCACGGTCAGCGTCACTTCCTGGCCCAGATACGGATCGCGCGGCTGGACGTCGACCTGCAGCGTGGCAGGCGCGCGCATGTCACTCCCGCCCATCGAGGCCGACATCTCGGTGACCTCGAGATGGATGACGCCGCTGCGATACGCCTGCGAGCCGGCGCTCACCAGGATGGGTCCGATCGAGAAGCTTCCGGGGCGCACCGCCTCGATCTCGTAGCGGAACTCGGTCTCCACCGAGGCGCGGCCGTTGACCCACGCGAAGCTCTGTTGACGCGAGCTGCCGAGCACGCCGAGCCCGTCCGGCACCTCGAACTCTGGAACCTTCACTCCGGTGGCGCCACGCACCACCACCCGCAGCGTCGTGGTCTCCCCCACGGTCATGCGGCCTCGGTCGATGCTCGCCTCCACGCTCTGCGCCGTGCTCGGCGCGGGAGACAGCATCACCATGAGCACACCCAGAACCCCGCCGGCCAGTCCCCGCGCCCGGGGCTTCGACCGGCTCACCAATCCTTCCCCCTGCGCTCGCGCATCACGCGCACGCGGCGCATGCGCTGCTGCTCGAGCCGCTCGAGCTCGTGCAGGCTTCCGAGCAGCTGCTCCGCCTGCTGCCGATCCAGGCCGCGCCCGAACTGCGGCGGCGGTCCGCCCTGGGGAGGCGGCGACGGCTGCGGGCTGCCGGTCGTGGGCGTGGGATTTCCGCTCTGAGGCTGCGGCTGCTGAGGCTGCGGCTCCGGCTTGGGGGGCGAGGGCGGCGGCTTCTGCCGGCGCTCCCTCTCGCGCAGCACCCATTCATAGTTGGCGCGCGCGTCCTGATCATTGGGATCCCGCTCGAGCGCGCGGCGCAGCTCGGCGAGCGCCGGATCGAAGTTGCGGGCTTCGGCGTGAATGGTTCCCAGGTTGTAAGCCGCCGTCTGTCCTGCCACACCGGGTGACGTGACCGCTTCCTCGAGTCCGGCCTTGGCGAGCTGGGCCTTGCCCCCGCGCGCGCGGGCGGTGGCGAGGTTGACCCGCACCTTGGGATCGTTTCCCTGCCGCAGCCGGCGGGCGTAGAGCGACTCGGCGGCTGAAAACTGGCCCTTCTTGAACGCGGCGTCTCCCCTGGCCCAGTCACTCTGCGCCTCGGCGCCGCGCGCACCCGAGAGGGTCAGGAGTGCCATCACGAAGCCTGCTGCGGCTGCCGGCGTCCGCCGACGGCGTCGCTGCAGGTCGTAGCCGATCAGCAGCGCCCCGAGACCCGCGAACCACGGAAAGCGCGCCACCGGCCGTTCCACCAGACGCTCCCCGCCGCCGCGCCGTTCGGCGCGACCGAGTGGAGCCAGAGCGGCCATCAGGCGCGGCAGCTCGCCGCCCGGCCGTCCGGCGGAGAAGTAGCCGCCGCGCGTGCGGCGAGCCAGCGCCTTGAGCAGGTGCTCGTCGAGACGGCTGCGCACCGGCCCCCCGGCTTCATCGCGCTTCACGTCCACCACGCGACCCTGATCGTCGAGCACCGGGACGATGTCGCCCATCGGCGTGCCGACGCCGGTCGCGAACACCCGGATCCCGGTGGCCACGATCTCCTGCATCGCCGCTCGTCCTTGCGACTCGAGATCCTCGCCATCGGTCCACAGGACGATCGCCTGCTCGCCGCGCCGCTTGGGCGGAAGAAGCTTCATGGCCGCGCGCAGGCCTCGGCCGAGGTCGGAGCCGGGCTCGGAGAGCGTGCTGCTCGAGAGCGACTCGATGACCAACCGCGCGGCGCTGCGATCCAGCGTCAGCGGACAGAGTCGTGCGGCGTCGCCGGCGAACGCGACCACCCCCACCTTGCTGCCGGCGAGCTGCTCGAGCACCGCCAGCGCTTCCCGCCGCGCTTCCTCGAGGCGGCTCGGCGGGACATCCCGAACGTCCATGCTCGCCGAGACGTCGATCACGAACACCACTTCGGAGCCGAGCGCGCTGCGGCGCACCAGCTCGTAGCCCCACTCGGGTCCCGCCGCGCCGAAGGCCAG is a window from the Candidatus Eisenbacteria bacterium genome containing:
- the rsfS gene encoding ribosome silencing factor, with product MTTRSRTSTRAAASRLLHEAASAVQSKKAVEPVALDLRGLEGVADYFLICSASSELQVRAIAEAVEEKLSELGARPWHIEGREGWRWVLLDYVELVVHVFHHRTREYYLLERLWGDAKKVDLDLDPAD
- a CDS encoding PTS sugar transporter subunit IIA, with the translated sequence MALAALPENDLSLCIPDLKSRKKDAALAEMVAAVDAAGVLTGSDLLLELLKLRERLGGTGLGKAVALPHARSLTVSQPRILVARSTRGIDWQAPDGLPVQLVLLTLAPAEWSDDAFHALLARAAASFRLQRTRQKLISAPSAEEFAMASRQALA
- a CDS encoding PfkB family carbohydrate kinase, translating into MSEILVVGSVALDTIRTPFGEAVEALGGSASYFSFSASHFAKVAIVAVVGEDFPAEHRQAFLQRGVDLGGLQSAPGRTFRWRGEYAAELGHARTLETQLNVFSTFHPKLDDTHRACPYVFLANIDPDLQLEVLDQMKRPRLTVSDTMNYWIARKPERVMDVLRRVDVALLNEEEARALSGETQLVRAAGRLVERGGKAVIVKKGEHGSLYRSEDQLFVTPAFPVAGLQDPTGAGDSFAGGFLGWLARSGSLGMPVQRQAMAFGTAMASLAIEAFSPARLIAADGDEISRRVARLHEMVAFDLEKSFP
- a CDS encoding arginine--tRNA ligase — its product is MIWTRLTEGLAVALRSAGLGDPRHLERIELAIPRDPGHGDWTTNIALLLAREVGKPPRALAEALAAAFPRDPEMFASVDVAGPGFVNFRYSDRFLAELPSTIRRAGEQFGASDTGRGVTVLVEYVSANPTGPLNVVSARAAAVGAALVRLLSAAGFRAAGEFYVNDAGRQVDLLGESFAARFAESIGEERSFPEEGYRGAYVADLAGELPRAEARAALERADLEWFRDQALDRMLAWQKKDLQAYGAEFDRWFRETELHKGGKVQETLEALETRGMTYVAREPEGGPGDRPHQRDAEDATLEEATFLRTSRFGDDIDRVVVRSNGAPTYLLPDIAYHRDKRARGFRHVIDLWGPDHHGYVPRMKAALLALGLEPDFFEVLIVQQVNLVSGGQPVKMSKRAGEFVTLRDLVDDVGADCAKFFFLMRSTSAHLDFDLDLAKRQNDENPAYYVQYAHARIASILRFAADRGLAPNAPGAARKVEDEAPEERALERRLAAFPEVVRGAAATREPHRIPGYLMETAAEFHRFYHACRVVSDDVEKSRRRLEITDAARIVLRNGLSLMGVSAPERMTRAETEVSQA
- a CDS encoding phosphatase PAP2 family protein: MLPRLVLVFSLLGGIESLDWKMQRAVQTLSPSPFDGPMHTISDIGRPQLVFGVLLAIAAFGGPAGAATARHAILALIPANLAVEGLKRATQRTRPDGERSSSNSSFPSSHVANAAALAWVFARRWRRAAPAFYLFAALVAFSRVYLNRHFVSDVLCGALIGVASGWLIERMIRRWPGHLETTERKAASR
- a CDS encoding HD domain-containing protein codes for the protein MPLMMPRWLDDWMKGRGAAARLRAQRTLASHVWPARLLDVLARLREGGHRAYLVGGTVRDALLERKGDPTFDVATDLPPDQVSARFTHVDPIGLRHGTVLVIEPGIEVECTTFRREGAYSDARRPDHVTFTRDPLEDLDRRDFTVNAMAWDPARAELLDPHDGANDLERRRLRAVGEPLERFREDALRPLRAARLAAALEMSLDAELQRALASISAPESGVNLEAVALERVRVELSKMMASRQPSVGLEIMRESGLLQRWLPELAHCVGVPQNRYHAYDVYRHSLVTCDAAPAEKPVVRWAALLHDIGKPDTRVEREGEGTFYGHQNVGADLADRLLGRLRFATEFREQVVHLIREHMFDYRPEWSDGAVRRWIRRVGPERVADLFDLRLADAIGNGKRRGFPANLEALRARIERVLGDSRALTVADLAIDGHGVMHELGLGPGPEVGSALEALLEEVLDHPDRNQEEVLRSRLRQWRAERAPKP
- a CDS encoding VWA domain-containing protein, which encodes MTFERPEWLWLLVAVPVLLLIEWRATRRAEKRLSQMTGPHASPVLLEQRMPGNRRLGAALRLLALAMLAFGAAGPEWGYELVRRSALGSEVVFVIDVSASMDVRDVPPSRLEEARREALAVLEQLAGSKVGVVAFAGDAARLCPLTLDRSAARLVIESLSSSTLSEPGSDLGRGLRAAMKLLPPKRRGEQAIVLWTDGEDLESQGRAAMQEIVATGIRVFATGVGTPMGDIVPVLDDQGRVVDVKRDEAGGPVRSRLDEHLLKALARRTRGGYFSAGRPGGELPRLMAALAPLGRAERRGGGERLVERPVARFPWFAGLGALLIGYDLQRRRRRTPAAAAGFVMALLTLSGARGAEAQSDWARGDAAFKKGQFSAAESLYARRLRQGNDPKVRVNLATARARGGKAQLAKAGLEEAVTSPGVAGQTAAYNLGTIHAEARNFDPALAELRRALERDPNDQDARANYEWVLRERERRQKPPPSPPKPEPQPQQPQPQSGNPTPTTGSPQPSPPPQGGPPPQFGRGLDRQQAEQLLGSLHELERLEQQRMRRVRVMRERRGKDW
- a CDS encoding BatD family protein, coding for MSRSKPRARGLAGGVLGVLMVMLSPAPSTAQSVEASIDRGRMTVGETTTLRVVVRGATGVKVPEFEVPDGLGVLGSSRQQSFAWVNGRASVETEFRYEIEAVRPGSFSIGPILVSAGSQAYRSGVIHLEVTEMSASMGGSDMRAPATLQVDVQPRDPYLGQEVTLTVRLIQRTNFAEDPQYTPPTTTGFWTDKPTAPESFYGMSHGERVLVTETRLRVYPLAIGQATIGEATARVVLAPDGFGLPSWLGGDRRDLELRSPPVRVRVRPLPGGAPAGFSGAVGRFDVSWTPDRSHTSRDVPITLRLDVRGRGNLPLVRPPRFDDPQLEALAHTTEDSLPIPGQSFGRKRFQWTVMAKREGRTEIGAPEFAWFDPAAGTYVESRAAVAVVDVGAPVFSGPGAEAGFPRAFADHPVAPDARTPSPWAFALAGLSLAGAWRLWRAAPKKSATASSAAAWTARLRGVTGPALWRAMEETSLWLETQPGATGDPAWRGVRDRIAAARYGGSVENPEAVKRELMNRVSRAAPKTQARVPLRLIAVGLLLLAIGLGVGFGPRPGGDRAAQQSAAADQAARRGEVEKARRVWLELWRIHGGRAGLAARLAWARVQAGEVGPAALWVLRGEMIEPRDPALRWVEERVREAGGLVGAAAPRLPVRPIEWSALSLALGLCTGLAWPRIGRSVLLGLLALSCAAIFPMQGWLSARSGQAVMLAVAPLEGSDVELEAGQMVTIREREGGRVHVAAGRVIDGWVPATSVAPIAGGEDG
- a CDS encoding polyprenyl synthetase family protein; its protein translation is MSAVQKPVRHELARVQTHLRELFRTPIPILNQVGGHVLATRGKKFRPTLLLLTARLRGHLGQDAVLCATVVEMVHAAALIHDDSVDRSDLRRGVPTVNGLWTDEMAIIMGDYLYAQAMTTLVTNKFDTAMAIMARVVTEMSCGEALEFQYARDLDVTEEQYEVLIRNKTGSLIGAATEIGAGLNGGAKDLTRRERYRRFGEQVGVAFQIVDDLIDYLGDPEITGKPVGADLAEGKVTLPLIAALRDATEADRRRLRELAARKRWTPHQWNRLKGLMEKSGGFAYARRRAESLADEARRTLEGEPRGVARKALDHAIDYAVHRDR